A window of Candidatus Parvarchaeota archaeon genomic DNA:
AAGCAACCTGCAAACAAGCAACCTGCAAGCAAGCAACCTGCAAGCAAGCAACCTGCAAACAAGCAACCTGCAAACAAGCAACCTGCAAATCGGGATGTCCATGGAAATCTGCATCCTTTCCTTTTACCCAAATAGCACAGCCAAGTCGGGCCTTTCAACCTACTCGCGGCTTCTGTGCGAGGGCCTCTCAAAAAAGCACCAAGTGAAGTTTCTGATTGGCAGCACTCTTCTGGCACGTCTCGCATTTCTCACGCCACTGTTCCTGTTTTTCAACCGCAATAAGTTTGATGCATTTGTCATAGCCCATCCGGAGGCCGGATTCCTCTCGCACTTATTCCTAAAGGGAAAAAAAGTGCTTTTGGTTTTCCATGATGCAGACTCATTTGAAAAACCACCAAAAGCACAGAACCCGATCTCCTCTGCATTCAGGTTCATGCTAAATAAATTCTACACAGCTGCATCCATTCATTCGATAAAAGCCTCAAGCATACTCACCTGCAACTCCTCGCTTTCCAAAGCTTCGCTTGAAAAAATTTCCGGCAGAGGGGATGTAAAAGTAGTTGCGCATGGAATTTCAAACATCTTTGTCCCGGCCAAAAACAGCTCCAGTGGAAAAAACTTCCGAATCGGATACATAGGCTCGCTAATAGGCAGGAAGAATCTTGCAGCTGCCCTTGAATACTTTTCATATGCCTACAAGTCTGACAAATCCCTGACTTTCTCAATTTTTGGCCAGGGGGTGCAAAAGCCCATGCTGCAAGACACAGTCCGCAAACTTGGGTTAGGCGGCGCTGTCAGCTTTGGGGATTTTGTTGAAGAGTCAAAGCTTGTGCAAACCTATGCCTCGCTTGATGCGTTTTTCCTTCCCTCAATTTCGGAGGGCTTTGGCCTTAACATTCTTGAGGCGCAGCGCGTTGGAATTCCGGTAATCGTTTTCTCACAATCCACAATCCCGCAAGAAGTCTCCAAGGCTGCAATAAAAGTCGGCTCAAGGCAGGAATTTCTGGCCGCGCTTTCAAAGTTAAAGGAGCCTGCGTATTATTCTCAAGTGCAAAAAGCCGGGCTGGACCATTCCAATAATTTCTACTTTGAAAACCATGTGGGCAAA
This region includes:
- a CDS encoding glycosyltransferase is translated as SNLQTSNLQASNLQASNLQTSNLQTSNLQIGMSMEICILSFYPNSTAKSGLSTYSRLLCEGLSKKHQVKFLIGSTLLARLAFLTPLFLFFNRNKFDAFVIAHPEAGFLSHLFLKGKKVLLVFHDADSFEKPPKAQNPISSAFRFMLNKFYTAASIHSIKASSILTCNSSLSKASLEKISGRGDVKVVAHGISNIFVPAKNSSSGKNFRIGYIGSLIGRKNLAAALEYFSYAYKSDKSLTFSIFGQGVQKPMLQDTVRKLGLGGAVSFGDFVEESKLVQTYASLDAFFLPSISEGFGLNILEAQRVGIPVIVFSQSTIPQEVSKAAIKVGSRQEFLAALSKLKEPAYYSQVQKAGLDHSNNFYFENHVGKIERLLES